A genomic window from Litoreibacter janthinus includes:
- a CDS encoding ABC transporter ATP-binding protein, translating into MSDVLLKIRDLRIEGRSDETWNPIINGVSLDLKKGEVLGMIGESGAGKSTVGLAAMGYTRDGVRISGGTIEFDGVDLVNASAAVKRELLGKRIAYVAQSAAASFNPAHKLIDQHTEGPVQHGVSSRKDSEADGIELYRRLRLPNPDEIGFRYPHQVSGGQLQRAMTAMAMACRPDLIIFDEPTTALDVTTQIEVLASIRDIVEQFDTAAIYITHDLAVVAQMADKIKVLLKGDEVEEADTRTMLSAPQEEYTKSLWAVRSFERPAKPAININATPVVSIRNVTAAYGTVDVLHDVSFDIHAGRTVAVVGESGSGKSTAARCITGLLPPRIGHIEFDGEQLPLSYKQRNKDQLRQAQMIYQMADTALNPRKTIGETIGRPVEFYMGLKGREKRKRVDELLAEIELEPSEYFHRLPSELSGGQKQRIGIARALAAEPKFIICDEVTSALDQLVAEGILRLLAKLQDELGLSYMFITHDLATVRSIADEVVVMKDGEVVEQGPKKEMFKPPHHPYTDLLLSSVPEMDPDWLTNLLQERGVDNIGDAAVDKM; encoded by the coding sequence ATGAGCGACGTGCTGCTGAAAATTCGCGACCTGAGGATCGAAGGCCGGTCCGACGAAACCTGGAACCCGATTATCAACGGCGTCAGTCTCGATCTGAAAAAGGGTGAAGTCCTTGGCATGATCGGAGAGTCTGGCGCCGGCAAATCCACAGTTGGCTTGGCAGCGATGGGCTATACCCGTGACGGGGTTCGGATTAGCGGCGGAACGATTGAATTTGACGGTGTCGATCTTGTTAACGCGTCGGCCGCAGTCAAACGTGAGCTACTGGGGAAACGCATTGCCTATGTCGCGCAGTCCGCCGCGGCGAGCTTCAATCCTGCCCACAAACTAATCGATCAGCACACTGAAGGGCCCGTGCAGCACGGCGTATCCAGCCGCAAAGATAGCGAAGCTGACGGAATAGAGCTTTACCGCCGCCTAAGACTGCCAAATCCGGATGAAATCGGATTCCGCTACCCGCATCAGGTCTCTGGTGGACAGCTTCAACGCGCGATGACTGCCATGGCGATGGCGTGCCGCCCGGATCTGATCATCTTTGATGAACCGACAACTGCCTTGGACGTTACGACCCAGATCGAAGTCCTTGCATCGATCCGTGACATTGTTGAGCAGTTCGACACGGCAGCCATATATATCACCCATGATTTGGCCGTCGTCGCGCAGATGGCAGACAAGATCAAAGTGCTTTTGAAAGGCGACGAGGTCGAAGAGGCAGACACGCGCACGATGCTATCTGCTCCTCAAGAGGAATACACGAAGTCGCTGTGGGCGGTGCGCAGCTTTGAGCGGCCCGCGAAACCCGCGATCAACATCAACGCGACGCCTGTTGTAAGTATCCGGAACGTGACCGCAGCCTATGGCACTGTGGATGTATTGCACGACGTCAGTTTTGACATTCACGCTGGCCGCACTGTGGCGGTCGTCGGCGAATCCGGCTCCGGCAAATCAACTGCGGCGCGCTGCATCACCGGACTTCTGCCCCCGCGCATTGGGCATATTGAATTCGACGGCGAGCAGCTTCCGCTAAGTTACAAACAACGCAACAAGGACCAGCTGCGACAGGCGCAGATGATCTACCAGATGGCCGACACAGCGCTGAACCCGCGCAAGACCATCGGTGAAACTATCGGTCGACCCGTTGAGTTCTATATGGGCCTGAAAGGCCGCGAGAAACGTAAAAGGGTCGACGAGCTTCTGGCAGAGATCGAACTGGAGCCGTCCGAGTATTTCCACCGTTTACCGTCAGAGCTGTCCGGCGGTCAAAAGCAGCGCATCGGGATTGCCCGCGCGTTGGCCGCAGAGCCAAAGTTCATCATTTGCGACGAGGTTACCTCGGCGCTTGACCAGTTGGTCGCTGAAGGAATCCTGCGCCTATTGGCCAAATTGCAGGACGAATTGGGACTGAGCTATATGTTCATCACTCACGATCTGGCCACTGTGCGATCTATCGCGGATGAGGTGGTGGTGATGAAAGATGGCGAAGTGGTTGAACAGGGCCCTAAGAAGGAAATGTTCAAACCACCGCACCACCCCTATACAGACTTGTTGCTCAGCTCTGTCCCCGAAATGGATCCGGACTGGCTGACTAATCTTCTGCAGGAACGCGGAGTTGATAACATCGGCGACGCTGCTGTTGATAAGATGTAA
- a CDS encoding carbon-nitrogen hydrolase family protein produces the protein MRIGLLQLNVTDDPAANLPVTLALLEDAVADGAEFVLTPEVTNCVSTSRNHQMQVLCHQDDDPTLAALRDAAKRHGIWLLIGSLGLKTDDPDGRFANRCFLINPEGGIEAWYDKIHMFDVQISESESYQESKGYRPGSRAVLADAGFAKIGLTICYDMRFPALYRDLAQAGARMITVPAAFSPITGAAHWESLLRARAIETGCFIIAPAQTGKHQATEGKSRSTHGHSIVISPWGEVILDAGVDPGMVCLEIDLDDVSRARQRVPSLMHDRPYKF, from the coding sequence GTGAGGATTGGATTGCTCCAGCTTAACGTTACCGACGATCCCGCTGCGAACCTGCCTGTCACACTCGCTTTGCTGGAAGACGCGGTTGCTGATGGGGCCGAATTTGTCTTGACGCCAGAAGTGACGAATTGCGTTTCGACCAGCCGTAACCATCAAATGCAGGTTCTGTGCCATCAGGACGACGACCCAACACTTGCCGCGCTTCGCGACGCGGCGAAACGTCATGGCATCTGGCTGCTTATCGGATCGCTGGGGTTGAAAACCGATGATCCCGATGGTCGGTTCGCCAACAGGTGCTTTTTGATCAATCCTGAGGGCGGGATCGAAGCTTGGTATGACAAGATCCACATGTTCGACGTGCAGATTTCTGAAAGCGAGAGCTATCAGGAGAGCAAAGGCTACCGTCCCGGAAGCCGCGCTGTCTTGGCAGATGCTGGGTTTGCCAAGATTGGCCTGACGATCTGTTACGATATGCGGTTTCCCGCGCTCTATCGCGACTTGGCTCAGGCCGGCGCGCGGATGATCACGGTCCCCGCAGCATTTTCCCCCATAACGGGTGCAGCGCATTGGGAAAGCCTGCTTCGTGCGCGCGCTATCGAAACGGGTTGTTTCATCATTGCGCCAGCCCAAACGGGTAAGCATCAGGCAACAGAGGGAAAATCGCGCTCAACGCATGGGCATTCCATTGTCATCAGCCCGTGGGGCGAGGTAATTCTGGACGCAGGGGTCGATCCGGGTATGGTCTGCCTTGAAATCGATCTGGACGACGTGTCGCGGGCGCGACAGCGTGTCCCTTCCTTAATGCATGACCGCCCGTATAAGTTTTAA
- the grxC gene encoding glutaredoxin 3 yields MAQIEIYTTSLCGFCHAAKRLLTQKGASFDETDVGRNPDKKGEMIQRANGGRTVPQIFIDGQHIGGCDDLFALERAGKLDGLLV; encoded by the coding sequence ATGGCGCAAATCGAAATCTATACCACTTCTTTGTGTGGCTTCTGCCACGCGGCCAAGCGCCTGTTGACCCAGAAGGGCGCATCCTTCGACGAAACAGATGTCGGCAGAAACCCCGATAAGAAGGGCGAAATGATCCAGCGCGCCAACGGCGGAAGGACGGTACCGCAGATTTTCATCGATGGGCAGCACATCGGCGGGTGTGACGACTTGTTCGCTTTGGAACGCGCCGGAAAGCTTGATGGGTTACTCGTGTGA
- the mutT gene encoding 8-oxo-dGTP diphosphatase MutT, which yields MKTVLVSAVALIDADGRVLLAQRPEGKSMAGLWEFPGGKVEAGETPEVALVRELQEELGINTWQSCLAPLTFASHSYDDFHLLMPLFACRKWEGIPTPREGQTLEWARPNALKNYPMPPADVPLIPILRDWL from the coding sequence TTGAAGACAGTTCTGGTTTCAGCTGTCGCGCTGATCGACGCCGACGGCCGCGTTCTGCTGGCCCAGCGCCCTGAGGGCAAGTCTATGGCCGGCCTTTGGGAATTTCCCGGAGGCAAAGTAGAAGCTGGCGAAACTCCTGAAGTTGCTTTGGTCCGCGAACTGCAAGAGGAGCTGGGCATCAATACTTGGCAAAGCTGCCTCGCGCCGTTGACCTTTGCTAGCCATAGCTACGATGATTTCCATCTGCTGATGCCGTTATTTGCCTGCCGGAAGTGGGAAGGAATTCCCACCCCGCGAGAAGGCCAAACGCTCGAATGGGCGCGGCCAAACGCCTTGAAAAACTACCCTATGCCGCCTGCGGACGTCCCCTTGATCCCAATTTTGCGCGACTGGCTATAG
- the ubiG gene encoding bifunctional 2-polyprenyl-6-hydroxyphenol methylase/3-demethylubiquinol 3-O-methyltransferase UbiG yields the protein MNTSTVDPSEIAKFEAMAAEWWDLNGKFKPLHMLNPCRLDYITSQIAAEFDRDLDAAAPFKGLRILDIGCGGGLLAEPMARLGADVVGADAAAGNIPVAQIHAVQSGLEIDYRHTTAEAMADAGEQFDVVLNMEVVEHVADPLAYLTACQTLLKPGGLMLCSTINRNPKSFMMAIVGAEHIMRWLPKGTHEWNKFITPDELFDLIAKAGLSPVDRKGFVFNPITWSWSLSDRDLSVNYVTSSIKTV from the coding sequence ATGAATACCTCCACCGTCGACCCCTCCGAAATCGCAAAATTTGAAGCTATGGCCGCCGAATGGTGGGACCTGAACGGCAAATTCAAGCCGCTTCATATGCTCAACCCATGCCGTTTGGATTACATCACCAGTCAGATTGCAGCTGAATTTGACCGCGATTTGGACGCCGCCGCGCCCTTCAAAGGACTTCGCATTCTTGACATCGGCTGCGGTGGGGGGCTTCTGGCTGAACCTATGGCGCGGCTTGGGGCGGACGTCGTAGGTGCGGATGCTGCAGCAGGGAATATTCCTGTGGCTCAGATACACGCCGTTCAGTCGGGTCTGGAGATTGACTATCGCCACACGACCGCAGAAGCGATGGCAGATGCAGGCGAGCAGTTTGATGTGGTGTTGAACATGGAGGTCGTCGAGCATGTGGCCGACCCCTTGGCATATCTGACAGCGTGTCAAACCCTGCTGAAACCGGGCGGATTGATGTTATGTTCAACAATCAACCGAAATCCCAAAAGTTTCATGATGGCCATTGTCGGGGCGGAACACATCATGCGTTGGCTGCCCAAGGGGACGCACGAGTGGAACAAATTCATCACGCCTGATGAGTTGTTCGATCTAATCGCGAAAGCTGGCCTTTCGCCTGTTGATCGCAAGGGTTTCGTATTCAATCCGATTACTTGGAGCTGGTCGTTGTCCGATCGGGATTTGTCGGTGAACTACGTCACCTCGAGCATCAAGACAGTTTAG
- the hemH gene encoding ferrochelatase, protein MMNPTPLPHAGADHPKVKFGKIGVLVANLGTPDDYTYWPMRRYLNEFLSDKRVVDIASWKWQPLLQLIILTRRPFASGEAYKSIWNHDKGESPLLTITKDQTAAIKQVMQGKYGDDVEVDFCMRYGNPSTKSKVKELIAKGCDKIVFFPLYPHYAGATSATANDEFFRTLMEEKWQPSARTVPAYFENEAYIDALAKSVERAYEGIERPDILVCSYHGMPIRYLMEGDPYHCQCQKTTRLLKERLGWADTDITTTFQSVFGREEWLKPYTVEEVARLAEAGKTKIAVIAPAFSADCIETLEEINEEIKESFEEAGGEQFTYIPCLNDEPAHIAALTQIIEENLKGWV, encoded by the coding sequence ATGATGAACCCGACACCTTTGCCACATGCTGGCGCAGACCACCCGAAGGTCAAATTTGGCAAAATTGGCGTCCTCGTCGCCAATCTCGGAACGCCGGATGACTACACTTACTGGCCGATGCGTCGCTACCTGAACGAATTCCTGTCCGACAAGCGCGTTGTCGATATCGCATCATGGAAGTGGCAGCCGCTATTGCAGCTTATCATCCTGACGCGGCGCCCCTTCGCGTCGGGCGAGGCGTATAAAAGCATCTGGAACCATGACAAAGGCGAAAGCCCACTGTTGACGATCACCAAAGACCAGACGGCCGCTATCAAACAGGTGATGCAGGGGAAATACGGCGATGATGTCGAGGTCGATTTCTGTATGCGCTACGGCAACCCGTCGACCAAGTCCAAGGTCAAAGAGTTGATCGCCAAAGGCTGTGACAAGATCGTGTTCTTCCCGCTTTACCCGCATTATGCGGGAGCAACTTCAGCGACGGCAAACGACGAGTTCTTTCGCACGTTGATGGAAGAAAAGTGGCAGCCCTCCGCGCGAACGGTCCCAGCCTATTTTGAGAACGAAGCCTATATCGACGCGCTCGCCAAATCGGTGGAGCGTGCTTACGAAGGGATCGAACGGCCTGACATTCTGGTGTGTTCTTACCACGGCATGCCCATCCGCTATCTCATGGAGGGCGATCCCTACCATTGCCAATGCCAGAAAACGACGCGCCTCTTGAAAGAGCGTCTGGGATGGGCTGATACGGACATCACAACCACATTCCAATCGGTCTTCGGCCGCGAGGAATGGCTCAAGCCTTACACTGTCGAAGAGGTGGCCAGACTGGCCGAAGCTGGTAAGACGAAGATCGCGGTAATCGCCCCGGCATTCTCAGCTGATTGCATCGAAACGCTTGAAGAGATCAACGAAGAGATCAAAGAAAGCTTCGAAGAGGCAGGCGGCGAGCAATTCACCTACATTCCATGTCTCAACGACGAGCCCGCGCACATTGCAGCGCTCACCCAGATCATAGAAGAAAATTTGAAGGGTTGGGTCTAG
- the pip gene encoding prolyl aminopeptidase, with protein sequence MDRSSGQNRAVAHLYPPIDPFDQRMLDVGDGHRIYVEQCGNPDGVPVVVLHGGPGGGCSPAMRRYFDPSVYRIVLFDQRGCGRSRPHASVENNTTWHLIRDIELIRERFGIEKWVVFGGSWGATLSLLYAQSHPDRAAHLILRGVFLMTQAELDWFYGGGAGQFFPEQWSKFADLIPTDEQSDMIGAYRRRLFSGDAALETRYARAWAGWENALAALTVTHSVGDAPAEYARAFARLENHYFINKGFLEEDGQILSNRSAIEHIPATIVQGRYDMICPPISAYRLAEGWANADLRMIKASGHALSEPAITAELVRITDNLRP encoded by the coding sequence ATGGACAGATCGTCAGGACAAAACCGCGCGGTGGCGCATCTCTATCCACCGATTGACCCCTTCGATCAGCGGATGCTGGACGTGGGCGACGGTCATCGAATTTATGTCGAGCAATGCGGCAACCCCGACGGAGTTCCTGTCGTTGTTTTACACGGCGGCCCAGGCGGTGGATGCTCGCCAGCAATGCGTCGCTACTTTGACCCGTCCGTCTATAGAATTGTTTTGTTTGACCAACGCGGCTGTGGACGATCGCGCCCGCACGCCAGCGTAGAGAACAACACGACATGGCACCTGATCCGCGACATCGAGCTGATACGCGAACGGTTCGGCATCGAGAAATGGGTTGTCTTCGGGGGCAGCTGGGGGGCTACGCTTTCGCTGCTATATGCCCAAAGTCATCCCGACCGCGCCGCACATCTGATCCTCAGAGGTGTCTTCTTGATGACGCAGGCGGAATTGGACTGGTTCTATGGCGGCGGAGCTGGGCAGTTCTTTCCGGAGCAGTGGTCGAAATTCGCGGATCTTATCCCGACGGACGAACAATCAGATATGATCGGTGCCTACCGGCGCCGCCTGTTCTCTGGCGATGCCGCATTGGAAACGCGTTACGCGCGTGCTTGGGCGGGTTGGGAAAACGCTCTGGCAGCTTTGACGGTGACACATTCCGTTGGCGATGCTCCTGCTGAATACGCACGTGCATTCGCGCGTCTCGAAAACCACTACTTCATCAACAAGGGCTTTCTAGAAGAAGACGGTCAGATTCTGTCGAACCGGAGTGCGATCGAGCACATCCCAGCGACAATCGTGCAGGGGCGCTATGATATGATTTGCCCCCCGATATCGGCGTATCGCCTCGCTGAAGGATGGGCCAATGCCGATTTGCGGATGATCAAAGCGTCCGGCCACGCACTGTCAGAGCCCGCCATCACTGCCGAGCTTGTGCGAATTACGGACAACTTGCGCCCATAG
- a CDS encoding MarR family winged helix-turn-helix transcriptional regulator, which produces MVDIQDPIAASLFSELFMVDQLARGKLGKALPKGMELSHFTMLNHLYQQTEPRTPAQLAKSFALTRGALTNTLSKLEWAGHIHVSPDWDDARRKQVVISPAGRRARNTALESITPMVMELIERVGSDRIRDALPVLRDLRRSLLED; this is translated from the coding sequence ATGGTTGACATCCAAGATCCAATTGCCGCGTCCTTGTTCAGCGAACTGTTCATGGTGGATCAGCTTGCGCGCGGCAAACTTGGCAAAGCCCTTCCAAAGGGGATGGAGCTGTCGCACTTCACCATGCTTAATCATCTCTATCAGCAAACTGAACCGCGCACACCCGCCCAGCTTGCAAAGAGCTTTGCCTTAACACGCGGCGCGCTGACAAACACATTGTCAAAACTGGAATGGGCCGGACATATTCACGTCTCCCCGGACTGGGACGATGCCCGCCGTAAGCAGGTCGTCATCAGCCCTGCCGGTCGCCGCGCCCGCAACACTGCGCTCGAGAGTATTACTCCGATGGTTATGGAGCTTATTGAGCGCGTTGGCTCAGACCGCATCCGCGACGCACTTCCGGTGTTACGAGATTTGCGCCGCAGCTTGCTGGAAGACTAA
- a CDS encoding ComF family protein, with product MKLQSALKLIYPSQCLTCGAAVEDDLSLCGECWRETHFIHGLTCRSCGVPLPGSDRGEDVQCDDCLSIARPWDHGAAAMMYRGKGRDIVLRLKHGDRTDLARPAAHWMARVAPPVTQDTVVVPVPLHWLRQLKRRYNQSALIAKVLAQTLSLTYLPDALYRPRMTEILDGKSRDNRYSTLDGAILPHPKRGGALKGRPVLLIDDVMTSGATLAACTEACMQAGARKVDVLVLARVAKDD from the coding sequence ATGAAATTGCAATCCGCGCTCAAGTTAATCTACCCCTCACAATGCCTCACCTGCGGCGCAGCGGTAGAGGACGATCTGTCGCTTTGCGGTGAATGTTGGCGCGAAACGCACTTTATACATGGTCTGACCTGCCGAAGTTGCGGTGTTCCCCTTCCCGGTTCCGACCGCGGGGAGGATGTTCAATGCGATGACTGCCTGTCCATCGCGCGGCCATGGGACCACGGAGCCGCTGCGATGATGTATCGAGGCAAAGGTCGCGACATTGTTTTGCGCTTGAAGCACGGGGATCGAACGGATCTTGCTCGCCCTGCGGCGCATTGGATGGCGCGCGTCGCGCCGCCTGTTACACAAGATACCGTGGTCGTCCCTGTGCCGCTGCACTGGCTTCGTCAACTTAAGCGCCGATACAACCAATCCGCCCTGATCGCAAAAGTTTTGGCTCAAACGTTGAGCCTGACCTACTTACCAGACGCTCTTTATCGACCTCGCATGACAGAAATACTTGACGGAAAATCACGAGACAATCGCTATTCAACACTGGATGGCGCAATCTTGCCGCACCCCAAAAGAGGCGGCGCATTAAAGGGTCGCCCAGTGTTATTGATTGACGATGTCATGACATCCGGCGCGACTTTGGCCGCCTGCACAGAGGCTTGCATGCAAGCGGGCGCTAGAAAAGTGGATGTGCTTGTCCTAGCGCGCGTGGCCAAAGATGACTAG
- a CDS encoding ABC transporter permease yields MNAVIWMVIGLLAILAIAWAFRLVAQKATGNQPFFRDMPLSVAFGYVFAAAALMLSIWYYFQPKTVDSVPQAGVIFFRWAVQGLLGFAAASWVFRTVFRNVGTEGSKKLFRSMPLTAAFGIMIIIAYAIVSIFAGFIAPHGQEEILAGANIIAGGDPALGGNPDYPLGTDQIGRDILSRLIYGAQNTVGIAFITTCLAFLLGGTLGFLAAVLGGWLDQLLSRMVDALMAIPALIFSLLLMTIATAWAGSEAWLVTIYMIFIIAVIDSTRVFRLSRAVGQSIVVMDYIEAAKLRGEGLGYLIFKEILPNALAPLLAEFGLRFCFVFLTIASLSFLGVGIQPPKADWGTMVRDLSQFINFASFAPNVAITPLLAAGAIALLTVAVNFVVDWMLHKSSGLKE; encoded by the coding sequence ATGAACGCAGTTATTTGGATGGTCATCGGGCTGTTGGCAATTCTCGCGATTGCGTGGGCGTTCCGTCTGGTTGCGCAGAAAGCGACGGGCAACCAGCCGTTCTTCCGCGACATGCCCCTGAGCGTGGCATTCGGGTATGTTTTTGCCGCAGCCGCGCTTATGCTTTCTATCTGGTACTACTTCCAACCAAAGACGGTCGACAGCGTCCCACAAGCCGGCGTGATCTTCTTCCGTTGGGCGGTTCAGGGATTGCTTGGGTTCGCCGCCGCGTCATGGGTGTTCAGAACCGTTTTTCGCAATGTTGGAACGGAAGGCAGTAAGAAGCTGTTTCGGTCCATGCCGCTCACCGCAGCCTTCGGAATCATGATCATCATCGCTTATGCGATCGTATCTATTTTTGCCGGTTTCATAGCGCCTCATGGGCAAGAAGAAATCCTAGCTGGTGCCAACATCATTGCAGGTGGCGACCCGGCGCTTGGGGGCAATCCCGACTACCCTCTTGGCACTGATCAAATCGGTCGCGACATTCTGAGCCGCTTGATCTATGGCGCGCAAAATACCGTTGGTATTGCCTTCATCACAACCTGCCTCGCGTTTCTATTGGGTGGGACGCTTGGATTCCTTGCCGCAGTGCTTGGCGGCTGGCTGGATCAGCTTCTGTCACGTATGGTAGATGCCTTGATGGCCATCCCGGCGCTGATCTTTTCACTGCTACTTATGACTATCGCCACAGCTTGGGCCGGAAGCGAAGCGTGGTTGGTCACGATCTACATGATTTTCATCATTGCCGTGATCGATAGCACCCGTGTTTTCCGCCTGTCTCGCGCCGTTGGTCAAAGTATCGTCGTCATGGATTATATCGAGGCCGCAAAGCTGCGCGGGGAAGGCCTTGGCTACCTGATCTTCAAGGAAATCCTCCCAAACGCGTTGGCCCCATTGCTTGCGGAATTCGGGCTGCGCTTTTGCTTTGTGTTCCTGACAATCGCGTCATTGAGCTTCTTGGGTGTCGGCATTCAACCCCCCAAAGCTGATTGGGGCACTATGGTGCGTGACCTGTCGCAGTTCATCAACTTTGCGTCTTTCGCGCCGAACGTGGCGATCACCCCGCTCCTTGCCGCTGGCGCAATTGCCCTGCTGACCGTTGCCGTGAACTTCGTGGTCGACTGGATGCTTCACAAATCATCGGGGCTGAAAGAATGA
- a CDS encoding ABC transporter permease has translation MAGLTRIILQRLLLGLVTLFAVSVIIFVAVNALPGDFAQSILGQGATPEAVAAIREQLGLNESPIARYFSWLFGALQGDLGVPMSQALFQSFAGSSTGGDVITVVDQIIPRLKNTLFLASVSAAISVPLAVTLGILTALFRNSAFDKAMNVSTLSAISSPEFFLAYILILFLAVLNPVFPSLSNIYVGMEFSDRLNKTMLPALTLTLAVTAQMMRMTRAAIINLLASPYIEMARLKGLSPMRVIVTHALPNALAPIITVVALNLAYLVTGVVVVEVVFVYPGIGQLFVDSVKIRDIPVVQACCLIFAAVYILLNLTADVLSIISNPRLRHPK, from the coding sequence GTGGCTGGACTAACAAGAATCATCCTTCAAAGGTTGCTGCTAGGACTCGTAACTCTTTTCGCGGTTTCAGTAATTATTTTCGTGGCGGTGAACGCACTTCCTGGGGACTTCGCTCAGTCCATTCTGGGTCAAGGCGCGACGCCAGAGGCGGTCGCAGCCATCCGCGAACAGCTTGGTCTGAATGAAAGCCCGATCGCCCGCTACTTCAGCTGGCTGTTTGGTGCGCTTCAAGGTGACCTTGGTGTTCCAATGTCCCAAGCACTGTTTCAATCCTTTGCGGGATCAAGCACCGGCGGCGACGTGATCACCGTCGTGGACCAGATTATACCGCGCCTCAAGAACACGCTGTTCTTGGCAAGTGTCAGCGCCGCCATTTCTGTTCCACTCGCGGTCACGCTTGGAATCCTGACCGCGCTTTTTCGCAACTCGGCCTTTGACAAAGCAATGAACGTCTCAACGCTTTCGGCCATTTCCAGCCCTGAGTTCTTCCTCGCTTACATCCTGATCTTGTTTCTGGCGGTTCTCAATCCGGTCTTCCCATCGCTGTCGAACATTTATGTCGGAATGGAGTTTAGCGACCGGTTGAACAAAACAATGCTGCCCGCACTGACCCTCACCTTGGCGGTAACAGCCCAGATGATGCGCATGACGCGGGCCGCGATCATCAATCTTCTGGCCTCCCCCTATATCGAGATGGCGCGCTTGAAGGGATTGAGCCCGATGCGGGTGATCGTGACCCACGCGCTCCCGAACGCGCTGGCGCCAATCATCACAGTCGTTGCCTTGAACCTTGCCTATCTGGTTACGGGCGTTGTGGTGGTGGAGGTTGTTTTCGTCTACCCCGGCATCGGGCAGCTTTTTGTAGATAGCGTCAAAATTCGCGACATCCCCGTTGTGCAAGCCTGCTGCCTGATCTTTGCAGCGGTCTACATCCTGCTCAACCTGACGGCGGACGTCTTGTCGATCATCTCAAATCCGCGCCTGAGGCACCCAAAATGA
- a CDS encoding methyltransferase domain-containing protein, with translation MSQPRPLTDRDALVRQRARAALQGPVEFLHDEAAYEIQERLIDVNRTFKSPAIVTGHPEFWAKIIPEALIVSDEDTLALEPDAHDLVIHAMCLHWANDPVGQMVQCRRALKSDGLFIAVFLGGQTLFELRAALSEAEVALSGGLAPRVAPMGEIRDLGGLIQRAGLALPVADSSKRSVSYGSPMALMQDLRAMGEGNALMDRQKSAPRRDLFTRMARIYSDHYAIDENRIPATFEMIFLTGWAPSETQQKPLQPGSASIRLADFLNTTELGPDAKPVKGHEDKKR, from the coding sequence GTGTCCCAACCCCGTCCTCTGACAGATCGTGACGCCTTGGTGCGCCAGCGTGCACGGGCGGCACTCCAAGGCCCTGTCGAGTTTCTGCATGACGAGGCGGCGTATGAAATTCAGGAAAGGCTGATTGACGTTAACAGAACGTTTAAGTCGCCAGCGATAGTCACAGGCCACCCTGAATTCTGGGCGAAGATCATTCCAGAAGCGCTGATTGTATCTGATGAAGATACTTTGGCCTTGGAACCTGACGCGCATGATCTTGTCATTCACGCGATGTGCCTGCACTGGGCGAATGACCCCGTCGGACAGATGGTTCAGTGCCGCCGCGCGCTGAAATCTGATGGATTGTTCATAGCGGTGTTTCTTGGCGGACAGACACTGTTTGAGCTTCGCGCCGCGCTTTCTGAGGCAGAGGTCGCACTAAGCGGCGGGCTTGCTCCACGGGTGGCGCCGATGGGTGAAATTCGGGATTTGGGTGGGCTCATACAGCGCGCGGGTCTTGCTTTGCCTGTGGCGGATAGCTCCAAACGGTCTGTTAGCTACGGCTCTCCGATGGCGCTGATGCAAGATCTGCGTGCAATGGGTGAGGGCAATGCTCTGATGGATCGGCAAAAATCCGCACCGCGGCGTGATCTGTTCACGCGAATGGCGCGTATCTACTCTGACCATTACGCCATCGACGAAAATCGGATTCCGGCCACGTTCGAAATGATCTTCCTGACAGGTTGGGCCCCTTCTGAGACGCAGCAAAAACCTTTGCAGCCAGGATCGGCCTCCATACGCCTAGCGGATTTCTTGAATACGACCGAGTTGGGGCCAGACGCAAAACCCGTTAAAGGGCACGAGGACAAAAAGAGATGA